The sequence GACTTTTTACGAGATTTCTTTTCGCGTTTTGGGGCACCACCAGAGTTCGCTCGTCGACGAGGGCTCGGGGTGCGTTCAGGGAAAGATGGAgtcttttgtttatttaattttgagtCTGATTGACTCTTCTCCAGGGGAATAGTGGTTAAGGCGTCCTGGGTGGTCTGGCACTCCTGCTTCGTTTCATCTTGTTTCTCTGATTGTGGAACTGTTATGATTGGTTGTACTTTAGACAAAATCTTTCTACACAGGGAGAGACTTCTACCTATCTCCTGTGGCGTGAACACGTGTAATTTTGacgacaatttatttattatcccGTGAAACATCTCTGGAAGGTGTTCAGAAGGGGTGTCTATGAATGCATCCACCGAAACTgtctccaataaaaattcagtcaaATGACATACCTCCAGGAGTCCAGGCATACCTGAAGCCACTGGCTTTACTCCATCACCTTCAGGGACTTGtgattctttttcttttgcaTCACAAGCCTGATCGAAGAGGTAGCCACAGTGCACCCAGACATACGAAGGCTCCAGTGTCGAGAACAATAGATTCGCAGACTTCACGACTTCGTGAGACTTCAGGGGTTTCGCCAACGATTGAGAGCACGCGTTATAGAAGGTCCTGAAGACCTCGTAGAGGATGTCATCGAGAATCACAGGGCCAATGTCAGGCTTGTCCAGAAGGGACACGAGAATTCTGTAGGGCTTCAAGTCCAGGGGGTGATCCTCACAGACGTGTTTCAAGGTGTTTTTAATCGCCTCGATTAACATCTCCTTTGAGAAGGTGTCGAAGTACGAAGCCGCTGATGCTGCCTCCTCGGGTTCCAGCTTCTTCTTGAGGATTGAATTGCTGacttcagttcccaacaaccAGGCAAACAATCTTCGATTCAGGCTCATATCTCTTCTCAGGATTGTCGTGAGGGCTGATGTCAGAAGGGTCACCATATCGTGGTGATTGAGCTGACTATTGTGGACGGGAAAACCAATCAGGAGAAGGTCTAGGGCACTACGCTGAACTAGGACTGAACTGTCTTGAACACCTGCACACAGAGCTGACACCATTATGTCGGAGTTTGTTCCCATTATGAAGAGTTGCCCTTCCATGGGGAGTTTCTTGTTGAAGTGCGAGAGGACGAAGGAAATGGCTGGCAGGCGAATCCCTGAGTTGGACGCCAGACAGTCCCAGAGGCAGGCGTAAAAATGCCGGGGACCGACTCCTTCACAGACCTTTTCCAGGAGAGAGTTGGTTCGATCGAAGTGGTCGGAACCTTCCTCCAGTCCTGGAAGGACACCTGAGAGAAAACCAGAGAGTCCTGGACGAAGACGTTCCCCCAGAGGAACAAAATGTGTTTCATAAACAGTGAGTAGAGTTGGACGAACGTTCATAGCAGCATGACCCAGAAGAGGAAAGAGTCCTGCACTGTAGATGAAGAGCTCATGAGAGAGACGATTTGTTCCCatacatttaaaaattacatcgTACGTCTCCAGGGCTTTCAGATGGACTCCCGAAGGGAGGGCTGGATGCATGCACTGCGCCAGGCGTTTTGAAATCTTTATTCGGCGAGGAATCACTGGGAATTTTAAATTACTCAAGAGGACTTTGTTCAGTTTTCCCAGGGCCGATATGAGGTCCGCCCATTCACTCGTGTACTCGAAGTTCTTCAGGGCTTTGTCTACTGATGATACGTAACTGCAAGGAATTTAGCCGATGAATGACGGGGCTCAAAGGGGACGAGGGAACGTGGGGATCTCCACGGAGAAAATGATAgtttaaaagaatttttttttcaaaccgtattaaatggaaaattaattaaacaaatcacttgtttaatttatttttatctcgataatagagTTGATTAGAAAGTTTTGTAGATAAACTATCTGAGACTTCCTGGTAGACTTCCTCATTATAGAGATATTCTTGTGCTTGAATAgatgaggaaaattaattttttttacgttttccGCAATTTATTGGATCTttgttttgattattttttttttatacttacACTCGATATTTCGAGTCCTTCATTAACTCATACTCCTCCAATGCTATCGACCCCATCCTTCCacttttttccttcaaatttGAGGGCTCTGGATGATTTTGATCTCAAATAACGTTTTTTAACATTGAAAACCACAAGTTTCCGGAATTACTCGGTGAGGCATCTGGTTCTGACGTTCTATCACTTTGGAAGATcatgaaatataaatttataccATTGCAACACATGAAAATATTGCTAATTAccaggagatttttttttattcacaaaaagacattttttaattgaattgaagcaTCTAAGTCATTCAGAATTGTCGAAAAATCTTGGGAACCATTGACTATATCGAAAAATAACACAATATTGTTACTACGCAGAATCAAATTTGCCACAAAAATTCTTTCTGACGTTTTCCCCTAAATCCACGTGGGGCTGAGGTAATTCACCCCTAAAATATTGACATGAGCATGTCAAAAATGACGTTTCAGTCCGGAacaattccaatatttttcctcgacGAAAATCCCCCACAAATGCACTATTAACCTCAACTTATAACTCTGAACTCATCCATGAGATCTAAATCTTCACCAAATGAAGAAAGACACTCCAAGTTCACTGGTCAAAGACAACAGATAAGAATTTACTAATCTACGTATCACTCGCTAAATAACCAACTGAATATCCTCCGTGAATAATCATTCAGATATCTCCATTGTACAATCACAATTCTATCCGAAATATTGTCTCCAGATATGAGTCAACCAAGATAAACCCTACGTCAATGACATACTCACTTGGGATAAACATTAAATCTCATTTATTTgatataattaatgatatactGCACCTGACAGAGATGAGTAGCATCGTTGCACAGTGTTAATCAATCACTAAGGTCAAACGATTCACCACGAGACCGACAACATATTTTATCATTAGGTTTTTCCTCAGCTGGTTTCTCAGGTTTTATGTATAACGAAGTATATTATGTACTTGATATTTACAATTGTTATATCGGAGTGGAACTAACGACGTGTCTTAACGAGAGGGTTTGGTTGGGTTTATTAGAGTTGTGAGCCGATGGAAGATGTCACTGGGAGGAAATTCTTGTGGgaaatttaatgttttttaaataGGAAATGAGTTTTAACATTTTGTTTATCTTTTTTATAAacatctgaattttttaatgactttttttaattgaatgacCCGAAAAATAGACGAATAGTGTTGGGGAGTAATGAggtattaattttccaaatcaCATATTCCAAAaagtaaatgaattttattgtttacaAAAGTATTAAATTTGCTTTTCAATATATTGATTAATAGTACACAGTAAAAtaatgtttgaaaatttcagaaaatcgTTGATTGTCAGTctgtaaatgtttattaatcattgaaattaaCTTATTTTATCTTTTTCGTATAAatgacattgaaaattttttataattcttcTACAAATCTTTTTAGTCGTCTTGTGATAGAATAGAAATATTGCACCTGTGACATCCTATCGATTTTCGAACGTCTACCTCGgtttacaattaattattaaaattaagttATTTTTCCTCGCTGTCCggtgaatgaaattaaaagtGTATCCCTCACATTACTCCTATAAGCTAAATTCCCTGAGGTTTTTATTTCTGAATTAGAAAATTgtccacaaaaaaatatttctatataTACCCGTTTCACAtacttataaattttttcatctcgtcaATTTGTAAATACTACATGAACAATGACAAACATACGAAGACTCTCCATTAAAAAACGACATAACTAAACAAAAATACGATTAATTCTCCGATTGAAATTCAAAACATTAAACTAAATCGTCATTAGCTGCATCAAATGCTCATGTCCATATTTCTTAAAGCAGTCGAGACAcatcttgttttttttcttttgacaAACGTAGCAATGATACACGGAACGTTCAAAAATAGTAACATTACACTTGTAACATAATGTTGGCGGATTCAATCGTTTACTTCTCCGCGATTTCAATGATTCCTCAGGACTAACGTGTCGttgtgtattatttttttgtcgtcTGCTCCTCCTCAAGGAAGTACCAGGAGCATCATCATCTCCCATAGCACAATTTTGTGATGAAGATGTGCTGGCAGTTTCATTATCAGATATTTCAAGAGACTCAGCCGTCCGCTTTGTTCTCCCTTGTTTTTCATTAGCGAGTTTGATTCTTTTGCTTTGCCTTCGTGGCATATAGGTGTCATCTGACCCTTCAGCATCCTCTGAAGACTCCATGTCTGTCGTGGAATGGTAGGTGCCCGACTTATGGGAAGGAGTTGTGTCGTTAGTGGAATCATCCGCAGGGGGTGGATCAGACGGGTTCACCTCTTCCAAATTCTCAGCCTGATTTTTGGCGTCTTGCAGGCCCTTCGAAAGGTCCTCGGCCACGAGTGTTGCAGGTGTTTCCTTCAATTCCTCCAAGGTTTCCATCTTCAGCTCGACATTTTCCAGAGAATCTTTTGTCGCGTGTAGGTTGATTACCTCAGTTTTAATAGATTTACTTGTCCCAGGAGTAAGGGATTGATAAGGTGTTGAGACTCCAGGGGTAGGTTCAACTTCAGTTCCAAACATCATCAATTCTCCGGCTGAAGGAATATCCATTGAACTGGGTCCAGGGGCTTCAAACGATTTTGAAGTTCCTGGATCACCAGTCGGTTTGTCAGCAATTGCATCAGAAACGTCTGTCGCAACTTTTTCAGAATCACTGGTTCTCATCGGACTCTTGGAGACGTCGAACTCAGCTTTCAATTCTCTCATGATATTCAGATGCATTTCGTCAGCACAATCGTCTACCTGTTTCACGGTCAAATCCTCGATTATCGCTGTGGAATTTGTTGATTTATTTTGAGGTGTATCGACTCTTAGATTTCCACTCCTTATTCCATCATCACCTTCATCAGGTTGTTCAAGTGTAGATTTCCAAGCTTCTTCAACAGTTCCTTCTCCGTGAACAACTGTAGGATTATCCGCGTTAGCATCGAATTCTGCATCAACTTTCCGCAGGTTCTCCGTCTCCAACCAATCCTCAAAGGACATTTTTGGCTCGATCTCAGAAATTTCCTTTTCTTTATATGCATTGTACTGCTCCCACAGGAGCCTATACCTCGTCAAAGTCTCATCCTGCTCGTTGAGGATAGTCCGGGTATGCTGATTGAGCATTCCATCCATGTCGTTCTTCACCTTGAGTGCCACGTATCGCCTCTCAACAGTTCCCAGTCTTGCCTCTGCTTCTGAATTATTATGCAAAGCTAATGACAGTTGATCTTTAGATTCATTCAACAACTTCCTGAGGTCCTCTATCTTCTTATCCTCTTGTTTTCTTACTCGAGCGGCTTTTAGCAGAATAACCGCAGGATCAACTTCCTCTGGTATTTTTATCCTCAATTCTGCGGGCAGTCGCCCTACTTTTTCGAATTCAATCTCGTCGTTATCTAGTTCTAACTTTGTCGCGGTGTTCCCCTCCTGGAGACATTCTAAAATAGTCTTCATCTGGTCTAAGGCAAACTGGCGCATCTGCCTCTCATGTGGATCATCTCCACGATTTGACAGGAGCTCCTGCTGCTTCAGGATACATTGTTCCATTTTGCATAACATTAAAGTATAGTGTTGGAGGATAATCTTATTGATCTCTGTTCTCGTTTTGAGGTTTATTCTGCTATAGGCTGACAGATCGTCCTTGAAGGTTGTGATGAGATCCATTGCCTGCTCGCCAGTCAGATTCTCGCACTCGGTGATGTCTTCCACACTTTCGAGGGTCATTTTTCGTACGCTATTCAGGTATTGAGAAGGCCTTATGTTTCTGACTTTGGTGAGAATTTCTGTACGAAGTGCTGTGAAGTGGAGGCTTGTGTGGCTATTCTTGTACATTCCCGGATCGGGATTCACGTGGGTAATGAAAGAGAATGAGGAAGCACCTGTCAGGGATTTCTTGAAGAGGCATGTGAGCTTCGAGAAGGTGAATTCCTCAGTGGGTTTTGGGACGGGGTGCAGGCGCGTATCGTAGTAATTTCGCAGGGATTTCAGGAGCGCCAGTAGACTCATGTCCAGAGTGAAACACTCATCGTGGGCAGCCAGATCGCAGAATGACAATCTAAAGggcatttttgaaatttaattttatataatgatatgtaaattaatttttaagttTTATAAATCAACTGTAATtgagaattgagaaaaaattttttatcacttctCGAGAAATTTTGATTAATAGTTTTAGATCTTTTGCGCTCGGAATTTCTTtccgaatttaatttttcaaattcaagtCACATTTATACAACAACAAAAATCATAAAGCAATGAAGTTACGGGAAAAAtgtatggaaaaatattttcgaagcCCCACCTGCTCATTTGCACCTTCTTCGGTTGGTTCAACTCCTTATATCTCAGCAGAGTAATAGTCAAAATGCAGTGAGATTTCCATGGCTTCAGATTCAGTCTGGACGAAATTCTTTGAAGATTATACCGACCAATTGTGAGTACATTACGAGCATCAGCAACAGATTTCACATGCAGCTGGGTCAGATCATTAACAAATATTTGTCCCCTGGAATCTTTAGTGAACAATAGTGGTGACTGATGCGTGTGATAGTCAAGTGATAGCAGATCGTAGTACTTTTCATTTCGAATTTCCAAATAGGACAACCAAATCTCGCATTGTGGCCCAGACTTGACGCCCATGGGAAAGGTCCACTCTTCCTCCATTGCTTTCAAGACCTTTGAGAACGACTTCACGTGCGCATCATCCAAAGGGGAGAAAACTTGGTCCTTTATTTCTCTTTCGGAGTTTCTCCTTTCATCATCCAgaggtttgatttttttgtagcTTATAGGCTTGTAATTGGGAGTACCGGCAATCTCTTCCTGTTCGACAATC is a genomic window of Diachasmimorpha longicaudata isolate KC_UGA_2023 chromosome 16, iyDiaLong2, whole genome shotgun sequence containing:
- the LOC135169910 gene encoding kinesin-like protein KIF20A, whose translation is MSSGTNNDPRKAKSGIGKVPSQGSTSAPVMKGKLGLDSASGNPPGDDAVPSDNNFKVYVKVKPPPKGLKLVPSQVKLFQVANPAIIVDLSDAHQDKTKNVDVVGKRFQYHGAFSAKATQQEVFEQVVKPHVVDLLAGKNATVMAYGSRNSGKTYTLEGSSNDPGSILRTLAMIVEQEEIAGTPNYKPISYKKIKPLDDERRNSEREIKDQVFSPLDDAHVKSFSKVLKAMEEEWTFPMGVKSGPQCEIWLSYLEIRNEKYYDLLSLDYHTHQSPLLFTKDSRGQIFVNDLTQLHVKSVADARNVLTIGRYNLQRISSRLNLKPWKSHCILTITLLRYKELNQPKKVQMSRLSFCDLAAHDECFTLDMSLLALLKSLRNYYDTRLHPVPKPTEEFTFSKLTCLFKKSLTGASSFSFITHVNPDPGMYKNSHTSLHFTALRTEILTKVRNIRPSQYLNSVRKMTLESVEDITECENLTGEQAMDLITTFKDDLSAYSRINLKTRTEINKIILQHYTLMLCKMEQCILKQQELLSNRGDDPHERQMRQFALDQMKTILECLQEGNTATKLELDNDEIEFEKVGRLPAELRIKIPEEVDPAVILLKAARVRKQEDKKIEDLRKLLNESKDQLSLALHNNSEAEARLGTVERRYVALKVKNDMDGMLNQHTRTILNEQDETLTRYRLLWEQYNAYKEKEISEIEPKMSFEDWLETENLRKVDAEFDANADNPTVVHGEGTVEEAWKSTLEQPDEGDDGIRSGNLRVDTPQNKSTNSTAIIEDLTVKQVDDCADEMHLNIMRELKAEFDVSKSPMRTSDSEKVATDVSDAIADKPTGDPGTSKSFEAPGPSSMDIPSAGELMMFGTEVEPTPGVSTPYQSLTPGTSKSIKTEVINLHATKDSLENVELKMETLEELKETPATLVAEDLSKGLQDAKNQAENLEEVNPSDPPPADDSTNDTTPSHKSGTYHSTTDMESSEDAEGSDDTYMPRRQSKRIKLANEKQGRTKRTAESLEISDNETASTSSSQNCAMGDDDAPGTSLRRSRRQKNNTQRHVSPEESLKSRRSKRLNPPTLCYKCNVTIFERSVYHCYVCQKKKNKMCLDCFKKYGHEHLMQLMTI